One Enterobacter asburiae genomic window, GTGCGGCAGCCCGGCATTCAGCATCAGCCAGGCAAACCCGCCGCTGGTGGAGGTGACGGACTCCCGGGCATTTTCGCCTTTACCCACGGTGATCCACGCCGATTTTTCCGCCTCGCTGCGGGTTCGCCAGAACTCAATCGCATGCAGCAGCGGGTGCGCCGCAAAGTACCAGGGCTGACGCTCAAGGCGCAGGTAGTGCGAGTGGTGATGGGCGATAGCAAAGGGACCCGCGCCGATAGTCGGCTGCTGCGGATGCGGCAGGCGACAGGCGTGATGCGCGAGTCGATGCGCCAGCATGGCATCGGGCGCGTTCAGCGCAATCTCCAGACACCAGGGGGCGACAAGCGACACCGTTTGAACGTGCGCGAACCCCGCGCCGCGCGCCGGATCGGCCAGCATCTGCTGCATCGCGCTGAGAACATCTTCATCGCTGATGGCCTGCCCGTTATGCCAGTGCGCGCCGCTGCGCAGGTAAAAGCGCCAGCGACGTTTGTCGTCATGGGTATCCCAGTGGTGGGCTAAATCCGCTACCGGCTGCGGGTGGCCGGGCGCGTAGCGCGTCAGCCCCGCGTGAACCGCGCAGATAATATGCTGTTCGGCGCGGCGGCGCTGAAGGGCAGGATGCAGCGAGGTCAGCGGGCGATACCACGGAATCCGCAGCGTCGGCTGATGCTTAAGCCATTTGCCGCCTAAAAACGGGGTGATGATGTGGTGCAGGCTGGCCGGATCGCCGTCGGCTAGCTGCAGCGCGCTCTGGTAATCCCCTTTCTCCAGGCAGGCGTGCATCAGCGGCGCGCTCAGCTCGCTGGTGGTGGTCAGGCAGTGCAGGGTGGCACGGTGCCCGCGCCCCGGCTGCGCGTCCCAGCTTAGCCAGCCGCTTTGTGCGAGCTGGCGCAGCAGGGTGCGCGCATGACGTTCGCTGCAGAGCGCAACCTCCGCGACTTCGGTAATGGTGGTGGGCGCAGGCGCTGCGCCGTAGTGCTGATAAAGCCGTTGATACTGACGGATTTTCTGAAGCTGGCGCATAGCGGCATACCGATGAAAAAGGGATGCTGAGAGTGTAGGATTTTTTTGCGGAAGAAAAAGTGCTGGTTTACGTA contains:
- a CDS encoding SgrR family transcriptional regulator; translation: MRQLQKIRQYQRLYQHYGAAPAPTTITEVAEVALCSERHARTLLRQLAQSGWLSWDAQPGRGHRATLHCLTTTSELSAPLMHACLEKGDYQSALQLADGDPASLHHIITPFLGGKWLKHQPTLRIPWYRPLTSLHPALQRRRAEQHIICAVHAGLTRYAPGHPQPVADLAHHWDTHDDKRRWRFYLRSGAHWHNGQAISDEDVLSAMQQMLADPARGAGFAHVQTVSLVAPWCLEIALNAPDAMLAHRLAHHACRLPHPQQPTIGAGPFAIAHHHSHYLRLERQPWYFAAHPLLHAIEFWRTRSEAEKSAWITVGKGENARESVTSTSGGFAWLMLNAGLPHPLAAWLRQEIQHINQQHLRREDVDTRTEILPGITTPAFADASDVALPAALSLICYDTPGLCDLASMLQTRLKKRGCSVNIERKDREAWHAPDALAQGDILLGDYLAGEAAEFALAEWFTEEPAWATALGQTAWQKAKQALMAYCESEESLRKHLPAFFQHLLESGACTPLFHYRYRLNTLENVQDIVLTASGWLDFTRAWLPPAQERTTSAS